Proteins encoded in a region of the Onthophagus taurus isolate NC chromosome 10, IU_Otau_3.0, whole genome shotgun sequence genome:
- the LOC139431629 gene encoding uncharacterized protein: MVPFVIYADFESTLQPIDFCEPNSSKSFTEKVEMHQPYSFAYYIVSTIDSSFNKFETYTGLDTSHVFITKLIDDVKFIYNKYLKTVKPMIPLRTDEQRNFDSAENCYICQNPFTSDQIKHLFNNKEKYIGFSKRVFVDKLINEDKIVENIFLKLRFVDSFRFMVSSLDTLAGNLEINDFINIRKFFPHPEHFKLLTKKGIFPYNYITSFDKLNDTSLPPKSMFYNKLNLEDISDEQYSHAQCVWKEFNCQNLKQYSDLYLKTDVLLLTDVFEKFRQVCFKTYDLDPAHCYTAPGLFWDAMLKFTKIKLELLTDIDQVHFIKKGIRGGISQCFLRNLKQAVAHGLKVSKINRVLSFRQSTWLKSYIDKNTALRQSANNSFEKDFFKLMNNAVFGKTMENVDKRVDVRLVTSWDDVHTSEISGRPRLGARSLIAKLNFKSISIFTETFSAIQMDRLHVVYDKPLYVGFTVLELSKLLMYNFYYDFLKPKYGESIRLCYMDTDSFTVLIDSDDVYRDVKLNLDKFDTSNYSPDNQFDIALHNKAVLDKMKDDNCGNIMVEFIGLRSKVYANRVADGRVTKKSKGVKKAIVKQHIFSKLFRLFKFKIGFI; the protein is encoded by the exons ATGGTGCCGTTTGTTATATATGCAGACTTCGAATCGACTCTACAACCCATCGATTTTTGTGAGCCCAATTCATCTAAATCTTTTACCGAAAAAGTTGAGATGCATCAACCCTACAGTTTCGCTTATTATATCGTTTCCACGATTGATagcagttttaataaatttgaaacgtaTACAGGACTTGATACATCTCACGTTTTTATCACTAAATTAATCGatgatgttaaatttatttataataaatacttgAAAACCGTAAAACCAATGATACCTTTAAGAACCGATGAGCAACGCAATTTCGATTCAGctgaaaattgttatatttgtcAAAATCCTTTCACATCTGACCAGATTAAG catttatttaacaataaagaaaaatatatcggTTTCAGTAAAAGAGTGTTTGtcgataaattaatcaatgaagataaaattgttgaaaatatttttttgaaattaagattTGTTGATTCGTTTAGATTTATGGTATCTTCATTAGACACTTTAGCCGGCAACCTCGAAATAAATGACTTTATCAATATAcgtaaattctttccacaccccgaacattttaaattgttaacgaAAAAGGGTATATTTCCATACAATTATATAACCTCTTTCGACAAACTAAATGATACATCACTACCACCTAAAAGCatgttttacaacaaattaaatttagaagacATAAGCGATGAGCAATATTCGCACGCTCAATGtgtgtggaaagaatttaattgtcaaaatttgaaacaatattCCGACTTGTATTTAAAGACTGATGTTCTTTTATTGACTgatgtatttgaaaaattcaggcaagtttgttttaaaacttacgATTTAGATCCCGCGCATTGTTATACGGCACCGGGACTATTTTGGGATGCCATGTTGAAATtcaccaaaattaaattagaattgtTGACGGATATAGATCAAgttcattttattaagaaaggtATCCGTGGAGGTATTTCTCAATGCTTCCTACG aaatttaaagcaGGCCGTTGCTCACGGTcttaaagtttctaaaattaatagagtTTTATCGTTCAGACAGTCTACCTGGTTGAAATCTTACATCGATAAGAATACAGCATTACGCCAATCCGCtaataattcttttgaaaaagattttttcaagttaatgaaTAATGCAGTTTTTGGTAAAACCATGGAAAATGTAGATAAACGAGTCGATGTAAGATTAGTGACCAGTTGGGATGATGTTCATACTAGCGAAATCTCCGGTCGTCCTCGTTTAGGAGCTCGAAGTTTAATtgcgaaattaaattttaaaagcataAGCATATTCACAGAAACGTTTTCGGCAATTCAAATGGATCGTCTCCATGTCGTTTACGATAAACCTCTATATGTTGGTTTTACGGTTTTAGAATTGTCTAAATTGttaatgtataatttttattatgatttcttaaaacCAAAGTACGGTGAATCTATTCGCTTATGTTACATGGATACCGATAGCTTCACCGTACTAATTGATTCCGATGATGTTTATAGAGACgtgaaattgaatttagataaatttgacaCATCGAACTACAGTCCTGATAATCAGTTTGACATAGCGTTACATAATAAAGCTGTTTTGGATAAAATGAAAGACGACAATTGCGGAAACATAATGGTTGAATTTATCGGTTTGAGGTCTAAAGTGTATGCGAATAGGGTCGCTGATGGTCGGGTTAcaaagaaatctaaaggtgttAAGAAAGCTATTGTTAAACAACatatcttttcaaaattatttagattgtttaaattcaaaatcggttttatttaa